In Paenibacillus ihbetae, the following are encoded in one genomic region:
- a CDS encoding Nif3-like dinuclear metal center hexameric protein produces the protein MELLHDVQRKLDVFFDVYQLDKDPAFSRFIPMVYDPIGFDWKAKFEEDFTQRFNGLMMKGSPELQRIFLASFPTDEILLQFIEEADEGDLLFMHHPIPMECGDPQGEWGRGFLPITPSLLDEISRRQLSIYTCHAPLDYNRKIGTSISITEALGGKIVDEFCPYGNGFAGLICDITLTSTDELIDRLLPLFEIPYVDFEGKKHKRIQRIAIIAGCGDVVSDMREAERKGAQAYVTGEIHCHIHNDYGKSKYNRMKEYVEETQMSLIGLSHAASEFFVMKTQMLQWIEQEMNVEVQLLRQSKWWV, from the coding sequence GTGGAATTGCTGCATGATGTACAAAGAAAACTTGATGTATTCTTTGACGTTTATCAGTTAGATAAAGATCCTGCTTTCAGCAGATTTATCCCCATGGTATATGATCCAATTGGTTTTGACTGGAAAGCAAAGTTTGAAGAAGATTTTACGCAGCGCTTTAATGGTCTAATGATGAAGGGAAGTCCGGAGCTCCAGCGGATTTTTTTAGCTTCTTTTCCGACGGATGAGATCCTATTGCAGTTTATTGAGGAAGCGGATGAAGGTGATCTTCTGTTTATGCATCATCCCATACCAATGGAGTGTGGTGATCCTCAAGGCGAGTGGGGGAGAGGTTTTTTGCCAATAACCCCGTCTCTTCTAGATGAGATTTCACGAAGACAGCTCTCGATCTACACTTGTCATGCGCCATTAGATTATAATCGTAAGATTGGTACAAGTATTTCGATTACAGAAGCACTCGGTGGCAAGATTGTAGATGAGTTCTGCCCGTATGGTAATGGATTCGCAGGGTTAATTTGCGATATTACTTTAACTAGCACGGATGAATTGATTGATAGATTGCTTCCGCTTTTTGAAATACCCTATGTGGATTTTGAAGGGAAAAAGCATAAACGCATTCAGCGAATTGCCATCATTGCTGGATGTGGGGATGTTGTTTCCGACATGAGAGAGGCTGAGCGCAAAGGCGCACAAGCATATGTGACAGGAGAAATCCATTGCCACATTCATAATGATTATGGAAAGAGCAAATATAACCGGATGAAGGAATATGTTGAAGAGACACAAATGTCTTTAATAGGTCTTTCACATGCAGCCTCAGAATTTTTTGTGATGAAAACCCAAATGCTGCAATGGATTGAGCAAGAAATGAATGTGGAAGTACAATTATTAAGACAGAGCAAGTGGTGGGTTTAG
- a CDS encoding Ig-like domain-containing protein translates to MPKATANKSGNFTVSIKAQKAGRSLTVYATDAAGNRGAAAKIIVK, encoded by the coding sequence ATGCCCAAAGCAACTGCAAATAAGAGCGGCAATTTCACGGTGTCCATTAAGGCACAGAAGGCGGGGAGAAGTTTAACCGTCTATGCGACAGACGCTGCTGGAAACCGCGGTGCTGCTGCCAAGATCATTGTGAAGTAA
- a CDS encoding HAD-IA family hydrolase, with product MNILWDFDGTLFNTYPAYAAIFGDVIDEEKTEEEILTHLKVSFTHAVKHFKLTESQVSEIFRREERLKPEQTPPFPHVENILSKVNKNVIMTHKPRREVEFIIKHYGWERYFVDLVAGDDGFARKPDPESYLYLHKRNQIDLVIGDREIDIIPGKLLGIKTCLFQNSTPGADFYIWDYRDFFESTIM from the coding sequence ATAAATATCTTATGGGATTTCGACGGCACCTTATTCAATACTTATCCTGCTTATGCCGCAATTTTTGGAGACGTGATAGATGAAGAAAAGACGGAAGAGGAGATTCTGACCCATTTAAAGGTATCATTCACCCATGCTGTAAAGCACTTTAAATTAACCGAATCGCAAGTTTCGGAAATTTTTAGACGAGAAGAACGGCTGAAGCCTGAACAAACCCCGCCATTTCCTCATGTAGAGAACATACTATCAAAGGTAAATAAAAACGTTATAATGACTCATAAGCCTCGGAGGGAAGTGGAGTTTATTATTAAGCATTATGGGTGGGAACGATATTTTGTAGATCTCGTTGCAGGTGATGATGGGTTCGCGAGAAAGCCAGATCCGGAATCTTACCTGTATTTGCATAAGAGAAATCAAATTGACCTTGTTATCGGTGATCGGGAAATTGATATTATCCCTGGAAAGCTCTTAGGTATTAAAACCTGTTTATTTCAAAACAGTACGCCCGGAGCGGATTTTTATATATGGGATTATAGGGATTTTTTCGAAAGTACAATAATGTGA
- a CDS encoding DUF6933 domain-containing protein: MIILRLTQSLLKDMKTTPMEVNNDVPSLFSWHANIYHLNKRKHIVFVNDLTRLTVIIDGVRTGQLTKMQEKFMETLEEYLLAEGIDSSNITSFLQNGSDITISKTNNRSVLGTMKEVAFFSEDDFIDNIARMKWLNRLIYKPIAYKRPINLFKETISIEFGVQKGTAT, encoded by the coding sequence ATGATTATTTTAAGGCTTACCCAATCCTTATTGAAGGATATGAAGACAACTCCAATGGAAGTGAACAACGATGTGCCAAGCCTTTTTAGTTGGCATGCAAATATTTATCATTTAAATAAACGGAAACATATCGTCTTTGTAAATGATTTAACTCGATTGACTGTAATCATTGATGGGGTCAGAACGGGGCAATTAACGAAGATGCAAGAAAAATTCATGGAGACACTGGAAGAATACCTGCTGGCTGAGGGCATAGATTCAAGTAATATTACGTCTTTTCTCCAGAACGGTTCAGATATAACCATATCAAAAACTAATAATAGAAGTGTGTTAGGGACCATGAAGGAAGTTGCTTTTTTCAGTGAAGATGATTTTATTGATAACATTGCTCGAATGAAATGGCTAAATCGATTGATTTATAAACCTATAGCATACAAAAGGCCCATAAATTTGTTTAAAGAAACAATCAGTATCGAGTTTGGAGTTCAGAAAGGAACAGCCACATGA
- a CDS encoding DUF2691 family protein, which translates to MIRGISFEIPNKYGRFLGDILKPFETDEYNWLVGGEEAYFIVDGQFEEALFAGAGEIWDGLTLKKLLEDNEYYIIFQDLKAFPQGKDIVDIKTYQDFLNSDCQLVLLVVDSCFVSIYCKDKKMAEDLFNNARDRGYDHVRYITDANDTRTGLSVW; encoded by the coding sequence ATGATTAGAGGAATTAGCTTTGAAATACCAAATAAGTATGGCAGGTTCCTTGGAGATATTTTGAAGCCTTTTGAAACCGATGAATATAATTGGCTTGTTGGTGGTGAGGAAGCCTATTTCATCGTTGACGGTCAATTCGAGGAAGCGCTCTTTGCAGGGGCGGGTGAGATCTGGGATGGACTAACCTTAAAAAAGCTTCTGGAGGATAACGAATACTACATCATTTTTCAGGACTTGAAAGCCTTTCCTCAAGGAAAAGACATCGTAGATATAAAAACATATCAGGATTTTTTGAATAGTGATTGTCAGCTCGTGCTTCTGGTTGTGGATAGCTGTTTCGTGAGCATCTACTGTAAGGATAAGAAGATGGCTGAAGACCTATTTAACAATGCGAGGGATCGAGGATACGATCATGTTAGGTACATAACGGACGCTAACGATACAAGAACCGGCTTATCCGTATGGTGA
- a CDS encoding serine hydrolase domain-containing protein has protein sequence MLKNVDEIVEAFSKENYVSGNLLISRGGKEEFSRSFGQASIQLGVPNTLDTKFHIASVTKMVIAAATLKFYEQGLIDLENHPGKYIEKFNVLHPKINIHHLLSHSSGLQDIYGVPNLRFEMSRLQVENQDFIDYLTRLKQQFNPGEQWSYNSTGFIMLGYIIEAVTGMKYEEVLHTWFFAPLKMSSTGLDNPRRITPGRAYGHTLEDGKIANADNDKLSDIEAPGELYSTVHDLDKWCEALFKGELLQPETMDKMFTPYYVTSFDPNLNYGYGWFLGADFRLIGGGTPGFRSEIWYYPASDLRIIMLWNYEKVNSHQLFHSMKPALFDMQQQ, from the coding sequence ATGCTAAAAAATGTAGACGAAATCGTTGAAGCGTTTAGTAAGGAAAATTATGTCTCGGGCAACCTGTTGATTTCAAGAGGGGGAAAAGAGGAATTTAGCCGGTCCTTCGGTCAGGCGAGCATTCAACTAGGGGTTCCCAATACGCTGGATACGAAGTTCCATATAGCATCCGTAACGAAGATGGTTATTGCCGCTGCCACCCTCAAGTTCTATGAGCAAGGGCTTATCGATCTTGAAAATCATCCTGGTAAATATATTGAGAAATTTAACGTTCTTCACCCGAAGATTAACATTCACCATTTATTGAGCCACTCGTCGGGGCTGCAAGATATTTACGGCGTGCCTAATTTGCGTTTTGAGATGAGTCGATTACAAGTGGAGAATCAAGATTTTATCGATTATTTAACGCGCCTTAAGCAGCAGTTTAATCCGGGTGAACAGTGGAGTTACAATAGTACGGGTTTTATCATGTTAGGATATATAATAGAAGCAGTGACAGGGATGAAGTATGAGGAAGTATTGCATACATGGTTCTTTGCCCCGCTGAAGATGAGCTCCACCGGCTTGGATAACCCGCGGAGGATAACCCCTGGACGAGCATACGGACACACGCTGGAAGACGGCAAAATAGCCAATGCCGACAACGATAAATTAAGCGATATTGAAGCACCGGGAGAGCTGTATTCTACCGTGCATGACCTGGACAAGTGGTGCGAGGCCCTTTTTAAAGGGGAGCTGCTTCAACCGGAAACTATGGATAAGATGTTCACACCCTATTATGTTACAAGCTTTGATCCGAATCTCAATTATGGATACGGTTGGTTCTTAGGGGCAGACTTTCGCTTGATCGGGGGAGGGACTCCAGGGTTTCGATCTGAAATTTGGTACTACCCCGCAAGTGATTTACGAATTATCATGTTATGGAATTACGAAAAGGTAAATTCCCATCAATTGTTTCATAGCATGAAGCCTGCACTGTTTGATATGCAGCAGCAATAG
- a CDS encoding response regulator: MMNVLLVDDEPWVIEGLRTMVNWRNFGFQICGEASSGSEAFSMIQELKPELVLTDINMPVINGLELIERSNQKLARPPKFVILSGYDNFDFALTAMQQRVTEYLLKPFDEEEILAVLIRLRTKIQEELKAEQSHSRMQFLFTNNLLIRLITGEDNESLKLQAAQALLLQKDSKLRCVVIEASGPSVALVGRVKKYFTQKPDRIFEDSAGRIGVILPDDEFPPCRVHELSLQLYRELEDPSNQPVIVTISGVLQGIGSIRELYLQALELNKCKRCQGKDGVYHYRDVRQGGKSQELAKEKFKELTEIVMAYQTNKIHASVEAALDSVLEGMLDLKEAMSHVADLEWSLCRRIGDMNGDPDALMRKLHDGHGTIDSFGNYSALKTYVLELCLEAADILARLEAKNENNTIFHVIQYVDREFRSKLQLQDLAKMFHMNTAYLGQLFKKETGKPFNDYLNEKRIEEAKRLLRRTQMKISEIALQVGYPNTDYFIIKFKCLTGVLPSAYKQKTEREPAD, from the coding sequence ATGATGAATGTGCTTTTGGTGGATGACGAGCCGTGGGTAATTGAGGGGCTTCGCACGATGGTGAATTGGAGAAATTTCGGTTTCCAGATATGCGGCGAGGCTTCGAGCGGCTCCGAAGCATTCAGTATGATTCAAGAGCTTAAACCGGAGCTGGTTCTGACGGATATCAATATGCCGGTGATCAATGGATTGGAGCTGATCGAGCGCTCGAACCAAAAGCTGGCAAGACCGCCGAAGTTCGTCATATTGAGCGGTTACGATAATTTCGATTTTGCGCTTACCGCAATGCAGCAGCGGGTCACGGAATATTTGCTCAAGCCATTCGATGAAGAGGAAATTTTGGCAGTCCTGATACGCCTGCGTACGAAAATCCAAGAGGAGCTTAAAGCGGAGCAAAGCCATAGCCGCATGCAATTTTTGTTTACCAACAATCTATTGATCCGTTTAATTACAGGCGAAGACAACGAGTCACTTAAGCTGCAGGCTGCTCAGGCCCTTCTTCTGCAGAAGGATTCGAAGCTGCGGTGCGTTGTAATTGAAGCTTCCGGGCCATCCGTCGCCCTGGTCGGACGGGTTAAGAAATATTTCACGCAGAAACCCGATCGTATATTCGAGGACAGCGCGGGGAGGATCGGGGTGATTCTGCCTGATGATGAATTCCCTCCTTGCCGGGTACATGAGCTCAGCTTGCAGCTCTACAGGGAGCTTGAGGATCCGTCAAACCAGCCGGTCATCGTGACGATCAGCGGTGTTCTTCAAGGGATCGGCTCGATTCGAGAACTGTACTTGCAGGCGTTGGAGTTAAATAAATGCAAGCGCTGTCAGGGCAAAGACGGGGTGTATCATTATAGGGATGTACGGCAGGGCGGAAAATCGCAGGAGCTCGCAAAGGAGAAATTCAAGGAGCTTACGGAGATCGTGATGGCGTACCAGACTAACAAGATTCATGCCTCTGTTGAAGCCGCTTTGGACTCCGTGTTGGAAGGCATGCTTGATTTGAAAGAGGCCATGTCCCATGTGGCTGACCTGGAATGGAGTCTTTGCAGGCGGATCGGGGACATGAACGGGGATCCGGATGCTTTGATGAGAAAGCTTCACGACGGCCATGGCACCATCGACAGTTTCGGGAACTATTCCGCTTTGAAAACCTATGTCCTTGAACTTTGCTTGGAGGCGGCCGATATCCTGGCAAGGCTTGAGGCCAAGAACGAGAACAATACGATATTTCACGTGATTCAATATGTGGACCGGGAGTTCCGCAGCAAGCTTCAGCTGCAGGATCTGGCCAAAATGTTTCATATGAACACCGCCTATTTGGGCCAGTTGTTCAAAAAAGAGACCGGCAAGCCGTTTAATGACTATCTTAACGAGAAAAGAATCGAGGAAGCGAAGCGATTGCTAAGACGCACCCAAATGAAAATTTCGGAGATTGCGCTTCAGGTCGGATATCCGAACACGGACTATTTTATCATCAAATTTAAATGCCTTACAGGAGTGCTGCCATCGGCGTACAAGCAGAAAACCGAGAGGGAGCCGGCTGATTGA
- a CDS encoding sensor histidine kinase: MKKRFRFRSFINDIPLNYKFILIYVIGVLLPIAVINIAFMDRMTGVIKDREEQNLHISLERARKDIHEFIDGGVAVSHALNTDKLLYETLDRTYESPIQFYETFDEQLRNRVTSYIPVNNQIQRISIFTENDTIMPGGNYQVLDANAKNSDWYRLWEQSTSPVMVAAYRATEANNRTATVPYLSVIEKMDYFDIYSKYDKLLRIDIDLNKIYDVILREQDYLNLYLVNEHNQIIMSADSGYQRDVTDAYPVFQLADHDKDKDVHVVSIGTASYVKGWKLVGVTQGTRLSQAIRDMQLFVGMIAAVITLFSFIFIYIMLRSYNYRVKRLSRHMQKVTNEKFDLIRMDEGRDEIGGLIQNFNRMTAEINSLINNVYKLEIQKKNLEMERVRAELNFLQSQMNPHFLFNTLNAILVVCTKNNYSDVTDIIKNLSRLLRRLLSWKADIVTLEEEILFIEMYLKIEKFRFRDKIEYELDIDREALLYKIPKMSIQPLVENACKHGIQAVDGKGVVKISATVIDGNLRVSVQDNGKGMVPEKLREVLISMRNENTSGTSIGIRNVYCRLELYYNDLVRFDIYSKPDQGTTVFFEIPVSLLDHQDYEQGGERN, translated from the coding sequence ATGAAAAAACGTTTCAGATTCCGATCATTTATTAACGATATACCGTTGAACTATAAATTCATACTCATCTACGTGATTGGCGTGCTGCTCCCGATCGCGGTTATCAATATCGCGTTCATGGACCGGATGACCGGCGTCATCAAAGACCGCGAGGAACAAAACCTCCATATCTCGCTGGAGCGGGCCAGAAAAGATATTCATGAGTTCATTGACGGGGGTGTAGCGGTCAGTCATGCGCTCAATACGGACAAGCTGTTGTATGAAACGCTGGACAGAACTTACGAAAGTCCGATCCAGTTTTACGAAACGTTCGACGAACAGCTTCGAAACCGGGTGACCAGTTATATTCCCGTCAACAATCAGATTCAGCGAATCAGCATATTTACGGAGAATGATACGATCATGCCCGGCGGGAATTATCAAGTGCTCGATGCCAATGCGAAGAATAGCGACTGGTATCGGCTGTGGGAACAATCGACGTCCCCTGTGATGGTAGCGGCCTACCGGGCTACTGAAGCAAATAACCGCACAGCGACGGTCCCCTATCTGAGCGTTATCGAAAAAATGGACTATTTCGACATATATAGCAAGTATGATAAATTGCTCCGGATCGATATTGATTTAAACAAAATTTACGATGTCATCCTGCGCGAGCAGGACTATTTAAATCTCTATCTGGTCAATGAGCATAACCAAATCATTATGTCCGCGGACAGCGGGTACCAGCGGGACGTTACCGATGCTTATCCGGTGTTTCAGCTTGCAGATCATGACAAGGACAAAGACGTACATGTCGTGTCCATCGGGACGGCAAGTTACGTAAAGGGCTGGAAGCTGGTTGGCGTGACGCAGGGAACCCGGTTATCCCAAGCCATACGCGATATGCAGCTTTTTGTGGGAATGATCGCAGCTGTCATTACATTGTTTTCGTTTATATTTATTTACATCATGCTCCGATCATACAATTATCGAGTTAAACGGTTGTCCAGACATATGCAGAAGGTTACCAACGAGAAGTTCGACCTGATCCGAATGGATGAGGGCCGGGACGAGATCGGCGGCTTGATCCAGAATTTCAATAGGATGACAGCCGAGATTAACTCTTTGATCAACAATGTGTACAAGCTCGAAATTCAGAAGAAAAACCTGGAGATGGAGCGGGTACGGGCAGAGCTGAACTTTTTGCAAAGTCAGATGAATCCGCATTTTTTGTTTAACACTCTGAATGCCATATTGGTCGTCTGTACGAAAAACAATTATTCCGACGTGACGGATATCATCAAGAACCTGTCCAGACTGCTTCGCAGATTGCTTAGCTGGAAAGCGGACATCGTTACGCTTGAGGAAGAAATCTTGTTCATCGAAATGTATCTGAAGATCGAGAAATTCAGATTCCGGGACAAGATTGAGTATGAGCTTGATATCGACCGGGAAGCGCTGCTTTATAAAATACCGAAGATGAGTATCCAGCCATTGGTGGAAAATGCGTGCAAGCATGGCATTCAGGCTGTGGATGGAAAAGGTGTGGTCAAAATCAGCGCGACGGTAATAGACGGCAACCTTCGTGTATCCGTGCAGGACAACGGCAAAGGCATGGTCCCGGAAAAGCTTCGCGAGGTCCTGATTTCCATGCGCAACGAGAATACATCCGGCACCAGCATCGGAATCCGCAATGTATATTGCAGGCTTGAGCTATATTACAACGACCTTGTCCGCTTTGATATTTACAGCAAACCGGATCAGGGAACGACGGTGTTCTTCGAGATTCCTGTCAGTCTGCTGGATCATCAGGATTACGAGCAAGGAGGGGAACGGAATTGA
- a CDS encoding response regulator transcription factor: protein MRFKVLLIDDEPGALEGMQLWINWEELGFDICGTCANGAEGLKLMASLAPDLVVTDVHMPLMDGLEMIGEWQKNGNKTISFAIVSGYSEFEYARKAMRYGIAHYLLKPIEVEEASHVLREIYRELLQEAEKQQWSSIASREEQVSKIRQLLGHSPAPDRDGPDGLEPLSASRDAWNICLVQTEPTSYAEWRGIASSLVEQQHAMFLIDLDKNRFGIVFGYSPDDGQEDPALRMLADLSAGFAGHRVFMAVGSPEQSIMRLASCYSTAEEAIKHKFYDPDYAGVISYESVDNRKLEYRYASIRLVDSVMEAFNLLNAAGYQDTIAAEAERFRTMRLAPETVKKTVIHLMYKMKEYMEESGEQASDVLAKYDVSALADSVMNLNDLLDLLLNFGLECIDLLSREQARKSQGIIQEINEYIREHYREGLTIKKLAERFYLHPVYLGQLLMKKNGVGFNEWVHNLRIEEATRLLRLNQYKNSEIAEKVGYANYSQFLKQFEKRLGMSPNEYKNRN from the coding sequence TTGAGATTTAAAGTTCTGCTGATCGATGACGAACCCGGAGCTTTGGAAGGCATGCAATTATGGATCAATTGGGAGGAGCTTGGCTTTGACATATGCGGCACATGCGCCAATGGCGCGGAGGGGCTGAAATTGATGGCTTCCCTTGCGCCGGATTTAGTGGTCACCGATGTACATATGCCGCTCATGGACGGCCTTGAAATGATCGGGGAGTGGCAGAAGAACGGCAACAAAACAATCAGCTTCGCCATCGTTAGCGGATATAGCGAGTTCGAGTATGCGAGAAAAGCGATGCGTTACGGAATCGCGCACTATTTGTTGAAACCGATTGAGGTGGAAGAAGCTTCTCACGTACTGCGCGAGATTTATCGTGAGTTGCTGCAGGAAGCCGAGAAGCAACAATGGAGCAGCATCGCTTCCCGGGAAGAGCAAGTTTCAAAGATCCGTCAGCTGCTAGGGCACAGTCCGGCTCCGGATAGGGACGGCCCGGACGGTCTGGAGCCTCTGTCAGCCAGCCGGGACGCATGGAACATCTGCCTGGTTCAAACGGAGCCAACGAGTTACGCAGAATGGAGGGGAATCGCCAGCTCCCTGGTTGAACAGCAACATGCCATGTTTTTGATTGACCTCGACAAGAATCGCTTCGGCATCGTTTTCGGGTATTCGCCGGATGACGGTCAGGAGGATCCCGCGCTCCGGATGCTTGCTGACTTGTCTGCCGGATTCGCCGGTCACCGCGTGTTTATGGCCGTGGGCTCACCGGAACAATCGATCATGCGACTTGCCAGCTGCTACAGCACCGCGGAAGAGGCGATAAAGCATAAATTCTATGACCCCGATTATGCCGGGGTCATTTCTTACGAATCGGTCGATAACAGAAAGCTGGAATACCGTTATGCCTCGATACGCTTGGTGGACAGCGTGATGGAGGCGTTCAATCTTCTAAATGCCGCCGGTTATCAAGATACGATCGCTGCGGAAGCGGAGAGGTTTCGCACCATGCGGCTCGCCCCTGAAACGGTGAAAAAGACCGTCATTCATTTGATGTACAAAATGAAAGAGTATATGGAGGAATCCGGCGAGCAGGCGTCGGATGTGCTGGCGAAATATGATGTATCCGCGTTGGCCGATTCGGTGATGAATCTGAACGATCTTTTGGATCTCTTGCTTAACTTCGGCCTCGAGTGCATTGACTTGTTGAGCCGGGAGCAGGCTCGTAAATCGCAGGGAATCATTCAGGAGATCAACGAATACATCCGGGAACATTACCGGGAGGGCCTGACGATCAAGAAGCTGGCCGAGCGTTTTTATTTGCATCCGGTGTATCTGGGGCAATTGCTCATGAAGAAGAATGGTGTCGGTTTTAACGAATGGGTGCATAATCTCCGGATTGAGGAGGCCACCAGGCTGCTTCGGCTAAACCAGTACAAAAACAGCGAAATCGCGGAAAAGGTAGGTTATGCGAACTACAGCCAATTCCTGAAACAATTCGAGAAGCGATTGGGGATGTCCCCCAATGAATACAAAAACAGGAACTAA
- a CDS encoding sugar ABC transporter substrate-binding protein: MGGKKKSVLRFSMVLLLSLGLVLSACSGGNNKGAAKNDNNGQEAGENVANGVEPFEISVFIGQPDQQPTPDNKIYKLIREKTGASFKFEFLAGDIDQKLGVMIAGGDYPDMMTANQKLTAAGAFIPLEDLIEEHAPNLKKHYEKYWNMMKDPNDGHIYNLPNYGVTNADVSSSWYSGPAFWIQKDVLAEAGYPEVKTLDQYFDLIKQYKEKHPTIDGTPTIGFEILNYDWKNWGLFNAPQHLIGHPNDGGVVVKDGKAEIFADKDYAKRYYKKLNEMNALGIIDKETFTQNFDQYMAKISSGAVLGMFDQHWNFQSAENALITQKKDERTYVGLPLVFDEGIRDHYKDRPALNLNNGFGITVNASEEQAIRIIKLLDTLIQEDWQKILAWGIEGEDYIVKDGRFMKTQEQRDQFTDATWKLANKADSFYGQAPKMEGLFSDGNATDAAAQPEEILAGMKEYDKNFLAQYGFNSYVDFFSPAPENDIAYPAWSVDLVDGSEAKIVNTKQNELSTKYLPKAILAKPEEFDSVWDEYVTEIRKLNIKAYEDRINEVLQWRRDTWSVK, from the coding sequence ATGGGGGGAAAGAAAAAGTCGGTACTCCGGTTCAGCATGGTGCTGCTGCTTTCGCTCGGTCTCGTACTATCGGCTTGCAGCGGCGGTAACAACAAGGGAGCCGCCAAGAACGATAATAACGGACAGGAAGCCGGGGAAAATGTCGCGAATGGAGTCGAGCCGTTTGAAATTTCGGTTTTCATCGGTCAGCCCGACCAGCAACCAACACCTGACAACAAGATTTATAAATTAATCAGGGAAAAGACAGGCGCATCCTTCAAATTCGAGTTCCTTGCAGGCGATATTGACCAGAAGCTCGGCGTTATGATCGCAGGCGGCGATTACCCGGACATGATGACAGCGAATCAAAAGCTGACAGCTGCCGGTGCCTTTATCCCGCTCGAGGATTTGATTGAAGAACATGCGCCAAACTTGAAGAAGCATTATGAGAAGTACTGGAACATGATGAAAGACCCGAATGACGGTCATATTTACAATCTTCCAAACTACGGCGTAACGAATGCGGACGTTAGCTCGTCTTGGTATTCGGGCCCGGCTTTCTGGATTCAGAAGGACGTATTGGCCGAGGCGGGATATCCAGAGGTTAAAACCTTGGATCAATATTTTGACTTGATTAAACAATACAAGGAAAAGCATCCGACCATCGACGGTACGCCAACGATCGGCTTTGAAATTCTGAACTATGACTGGAAAAACTGGGGTCTGTTCAATGCTCCTCAGCATTTGATCGGTCATCCGAACGATGGCGGCGTAGTCGTTAAAGACGGCAAGGCGGAAATTTTCGCCGATAAGGACTATGCCAAACGCTATTATAAAAAGCTGAACGAGATGAATGCCCTGGGCATCATCGACAAAGAAACGTTTACTCAAAACTTCGACCAGTATATGGCGAAAATCTCCAGCGGCGCAGTCCTTGGTATGTTTGACCAGCACTGGAACTTCCAAAGCGCTGAAAACGCGCTGATTACCCAGAAGAAAGATGAAAGAACATATGTCGGTCTTCCGCTTGTCTTTGATGAAGGCATCCGGGATCATTACAAAGATCGTCCGGCTCTGAACCTCAACAACGGGTTCGGCATTACGGTCAATGCATCCGAAGAGCAGGCTATCAGAATTATTAAATTGTTGGATACGCTGATTCAAGAAGATTGGCAAAAAATCTTGGCCTGGGGGATCGAAGGGGAAGATTACATCGTCAAAGACGGCCGATTCATGAAAACGCAAGAGCAGCGCGACCAGTTTACCGATGCAACCTGGAAGCTCGCGAATAAAGCCGATTCCTTCTACGGCCAAGCCCCAAAAATGGAAGGCTTATTCTCGGATGGCAACGCTACGGATGCGGCTGCCCAGCCTGAAGAAATTCTGGCAGGCATGAAAGAGTATGACAAGAACTTCCTCGCCCAATACGGATTCAACAGCTATGTCGACTTCTTCAGTCCTGCTCCTGAGAACGACATTGCGTACCCGGCATGGTCTGTCGACCTGGTAGACGGATCTGAAGCGAAAATCGTGAATACGAAGCAAAATGAGCTGTCCACGAAGTACTTACCGAAAGCCATTCTTGCTAAACCGGAAGAATTCGA